The Gillisia sp. Hel_I_86 genome has a segment encoding these proteins:
- a CDS encoding zinc-dependent alcohol dehydrogenase family protein, producing the protein MKALVYYGEHKIALEERPKPTIIKQTDVIVKVLKTTICGTDLGIYKGKNPEIESGRILGHEGVGIIEEVGDSVSQFKKGDKVLISCITSCGSCEYCKKQMYSHCKNGGWILGYMIDGVQAEYVRIPYADNSLHRIPENIDDEIAVLLSDILPTGHEIGVQYGNVKPGDEIAIIGAGPVGMSVLLTAQFYSPSKIIMIDMDENRLQLAKELGATHTINSGTTNAEEAVKKIVGAEGVDVAIEAVGIPETWNICQNIVKPGGHLANVGVHGKKVDFEIQKLWIKNLTITTGLVNTNTTPMLLKATSTNSLDLKKMITHHFPLSDLEHAYQVFLNGAEEKALKIIINNE; encoded by the coding sequence ATTATGGCGAACATAAAATCGCTTTAGAAGAAAGACCAAAACCAACAATTATTAAACAAACAGATGTAATTGTAAAAGTTTTAAAAACAACTATTTGTGGTACCGACCTAGGCATCTACAAAGGAAAAAACCCAGAAATTGAAAGTGGACGTATTCTTGGACATGAAGGGGTTGGAATTATTGAAGAAGTTGGAGATAGTGTCTCTCAATTTAAAAAAGGAGACAAAGTTTTGATTTCATGTATTACTTCCTGCGGTTCTTGTGAATATTGCAAGAAACAAATGTATTCACATTGTAAAAATGGGGGGTGGATTTTAGGATATATGATAGATGGAGTCCAAGCAGAATATGTTAGGATTCCCTATGCAGATAATAGTTTACATAGAATTCCCGAGAACATCGATGATGAAATAGCTGTTTTGTTAAGTGATATTCTACCAACAGGTCATGAAATTGGTGTCCAGTACGGAAATGTTAAACCCGGAGACGAAATTGCCATCATTGGAGCCGGTCCCGTTGGAATGTCTGTACTTTTAACAGCTCAATTCTATTCGCCTTCCAAAATAATCATGATCGATATGGATGAGAATAGATTGCAGTTGGCAAAAGAATTAGGAGCTACGCATACCATTAATTCTGGAACAACCAATGCAGAAGAAGCCGTTAAAAAGATTGTTGGCGCAGAGGGTGTGGATGTTGCAATTGAGGCGGTTGGAATTCCTGAGACTTGGAATATTTGCCAAAATATTGTGAAACCAGGTGGGCACCTTGCAAACGTAGGAGTACATGGCAAAAAGGTAGATTTTGAAATTCAAAAGTTATGGATTAAAAACCTTACCATTACCACCGGACTTGTAAACACAAATACAACTCCTATGCTTTTAAAAGCCACTTCTACCAATAGTTTGGATTTGAAAAAAATGATCACCCATCATTTCCCACTTAGTGATCTGGAACATGCTTATCAAGTGTTTTTAAATGGTGCAGAAGAAAAAGCTTTAAAAATCATTATTAACAATGAATAA